A genome region from Penicillium psychrofluorescens genome assembly, chromosome: 3 includes the following:
- a CDS encoding uncharacterized protein (ID:PFLUO_004307-T1.cds;~source:funannotate) — protein MDSTQTGRKRKSSCISNAPDDLPVSHRTRHSLALSSDQAPAVSTPQRRRKKVRFSDPGPRLPDAEFGSTSLTPAMRRTSFADAVSARRGGDCTPSRRGRRTSSAPTPRFQRSFDPIAPFDESCSERRMQFTPLRQILDMRTQRRIRRIGLSDEITHIEREKRETASFEKTLRVLKQERDALRLEMDALKQSRSDGHFSSSESTMLLESEIETGRHLDGPSPSVNGDGDTFFINDSAIVSNSPDFRGIRNGLSPVTDSLMLFETQPSNVDASTQAQSVNSTETSDLDALTLDLEAARNAKKDLFNACRSRVSGLDDPTISEMFRQSSPPPDFFDQILNVLTLALSRASDAAQTLEEISQEFSDLGFTGTDAYDGISDMRNHFRSARLELERAVPGETAGAGLEDGKATLRALVWRVESLAKDLGIERDHHSGSLGREKALRGQFNALLTRYETAANKINNLEESIASSTGDMLHTRMRMQDLEREGHEQAVGIDRLNAALDKYRDDVKSLEELVSSLEQENMTAREGYAQQISDLESQVADEQKLRSAAETSSSDTERRIQELEETVEQNQIRACDLTAQMESLEKEHQKALESLEASTNDQVQRQEEDIGALNVRISDLSTSLEDTRSEAQRLRQVNAGLEEQLRLEIESRDDMLHKWAADQARSFAFMKDTVKSERRRSKVRAANWELRSDDLMSDGTTVNGSEPITPVSMTRFVDVEVGRGKNRRRIDSGIGILTEEDLLEDEDISNLRRGLDSDDIELPT, from the coding sequence AAATGCACCGGACGACCTCCCTGTCTCCCATCGCACAAGACATAGCCTCGCCTTATCTTCAGACCAAGCTCCTGCGGTCAGCACACCCCAAaggcgaagaaagaaagtcCGCTTTTCCGACCCTGGCCCTCGACTACCCGATGCCGAGTTTGGATCAACCAGCTTGACCCCGGCAATGCGTCGCACCTCATTTGCAGATGCTGTTTCGGCGCGTAGAGGAGGAGACTGCACGCCTAGCCGACGCGGACGACGCACATCGTCGGCTCCGACACCGCGCTTCCAGCGGTCGTTTGACCCCATTGCACCGTTTGATGAATCCTGCTCCGAAAGACGCATGCAGTTTACGCCGTTGCGCCAGATCCTGGATATGCGGACGCAGCGCCGCATTCGCCGTATCGGGCTCAGTGATGAGATTACTCATATCGAGCGTGAGAAGCGGGAGACGGCTAGTTTTGAGAAGACCCTAAGGGTCTTGAAGCAGGAGCGAGATGCTCTTaggctggagatggatgctCTGAAGCAGAGTCGATCTGATGGTCACTTCTCTTCATCAGAGTCAACGATGCTCCTAGAGTCGGAAATCGAGACCGGTCGGCATCTGGACGGGCCTAGTCCCTCTGtcaatggtgatggagataccttcttcatcaatgATAGTGCCATCGTGTCCAACTCGCCCGACTTCCGTGGCATCCGCAATGGCCTTTCGCCGGTGACGGATAGTCTCATGCTATTTGAGACCCAGCCCTCGAATGTGGATGCCTCCACTCAAGCACAGAGCGTCAACTCTACTGAAACATCCGACCTGGACGCCCTAACTCTCGACTTGGAGGCAGCTCGGAATGCAAAGAAAGATCTCTTTAACGCATGCCGCTCGCGTGTTTCCGGGCTCGACGACCCAACCATCAGTGAAATGTTCCGGCAatcctctccaccaccagactTCTTTGACCAAATCCTCAACGTGTTGACGCTGGCCCTTTCACGCGCTTCCGATGCTGCTCAGACGCTGGAAGAAATCAGCCAAGAATTCTCTGACTTGGGCTTCACCGGTACTGATGCCTACGACGGGATCTCTGACATGCGAAACCACTTCCGTTCCGCGCGTCTTGAACTCGAACGTGCCGTCCCCGGAGAGACGGCTGGCGCGGGCTTAGAAGATGGTAAGGCGACTCTGAGAGCGCTTGTATGGCGCGTGGAGTCCCTCGCGAAGGACCTAGGAATCGAACGGGATCACCATAGCGGGTCTCTGGGCCGCGAAAAAGCGCTACGAGGACAATTCAACGCTCTCCTTACACGATACGAAACTGCCGCAAACAAAATAAACAACCTCGAGGAATCGATTGCTTCATCTACTGGCGATATGCTGCACACCAGGATGCGGATGCAGGACCTCGAGCGCGAAGGCCATGAACAGGCCGTTGGGATTGACAGGTTAAATGCAGCACTCGACAAATATCGTGATGATGTGAAAAGTCTGGAAGAGCTTGTTAGCAGCCTGGAGCAAGAGAACATGACTGCCAGGGAGGGTTACGCCCAACAAATATCCGACCTTGAAAGCCAGGTGGCTGATGAGCAGAAGCTACGTTCTGCCGCTGAaacctcttcttcggacACTGAAAGGCGCATCCAAGAACTGGAAGAGACTGTCGAGCAGAATCAGATCCGTGCGTGTGACCTGACGGCGCAGATGGAGTCGCTTGAGAAAGAGCACCAGAAAGCGCTTGAGAGCCTCGAGGCCAGCACCAACGACCAGGTCCAGCGCCAGGAGGAAGATATTGGCGCCCTCAATGTCCGCATCTCAGATCTATCCACTTCCCTCGAGGATACGCGGTCTGAAGCTCAGCGCCTCCGTCAGGTCAACGCTGGTCTGGAGGAACAGCTACGACTTGAGATCGAGTCTCGGGATGACATGCTACATAAATGGGCGGCAGATCAAGCGCGCTCATTTGCCTTTATGAAAGATACCGTCAAGTCCGAGCGTCGACGCTCCAAAGTCCGCGCCGCAAACTGGGAGCTGAGATCGGATGATCTCATGTCTGATGGAACCACGGTGAACGGTAGTGAGCCCATCAC